The following are from one region of the Paraglaciecola sp. L1A13 genome:
- a CDS encoding glutathione S-transferase has product MTLPILYSLRNCPYAMRARLAIYKSKLPVELRDIVLKNKPTEMLAASPKATVPVLVLSSNINGCEVIDESLDIMLWVLGKSDPLNLLRAATLSKPISSSDIAPPTKLADILSLIHLFDHEFKTCLEVYKCAKRYHEANLEDCRQVCEVYIQNLELRLSKHAYLLDKNESLADLALLPFIRQFARIERQWYLQSPYPNVKRWLNQYLQSPMFTKVMAKYPLWSPEQTVVKFGDI; this is encoded by the coding sequence ATGACCTTACCTATTTTATACTCTTTACGAAATTGCCCTTATGCAATGAGAGCGCGGTTGGCCATCTACAAATCTAAATTACCTGTTGAGCTTCGAGACATCGTACTCAAAAATAAGCCTACAGAAATGCTTGCTGCATCACCTAAAGCGACAGTGCCTGTTTTGGTGCTTTCTTCGAATATAAACGGTTGCGAAGTGATTGATGAAAGTCTCGATATCATGCTCTGGGTATTAGGCAAAAGTGATCCGCTGAACTTGCTGCGCGCTGCAACCTTGAGTAAACCGATAAGTTCAAGTGACATTGCGCCACCAACAAAACTAGCTGATATTCTAAGTTTAATTCACTTATTCGACCATGAGTTTAAAACTTGCTTAGAAGTGTATAAATGCGCCAAGCGCTATCATGAAGCCAATTTGGAAGACTGCCGACAAGTATGTGAAGTCTATATTCAAAATCTAGAGTTGCGCCTAAGTAAGCATGCGTATTTGCTTGATAAGAACGAAAGTTTGGCCGATTTAGCGCTGTTGCCATTTATTCGACAATTCGCCAGGATTGAACGTCAGTGGTATTTGCAGTCACCTTATCCAAACGTTAAGCGCTGGCTTAATCAATATTTGCAAAGTCCAATGTTTACCAAAGTTATGGCCAAATATCCGTTATGGTCACCCGAACAGACCGTCGTAAAATTTGGCGACATATAG